Proteins found in one Equus przewalskii isolate Varuska chromosome 20, EquPr2, whole genome shotgun sequence genomic segment:
- the HSH2D gene encoding hematopoietic SH2 domain-containing protein isoform X1 has translation MRKLRPREAEQLTQGHTGSPPQEAMTEASKLPPPLPPRLDWFVQTQVDQLAQGGVPTWFHGAISRENAETLLESQPLGCFLIRVSHSHVGYTLSYRAQSGCRHFMVKLLDDGSCTIPGQELAHASLDALVAFHQQQPLRPHGELLTQPCGQKDPACVDYEDLFLYSMALGEEPASPAHGPRECQNPRSCPVASLEEASAKPVLLRGAQQRQPEAEPTRAPPEAAASSHPQRTPLEKACRKLWRNLKTVPETGRKVQQQLKAQLAATSLSSVWDTGRPAGTRSSGARAGGAAGEEDDGPDPSVSTWLTSPAQPQAPRDRDGSSGRSASWSKATSGARGWHQVVMRALSQPEPRGSAEPQKDWLPEEYRPPPPFAPGYC, from the exons atgaggaaactgaggcccagagaggcagagcaactcacccaaggccacacGGG GTCTCCCCCACAGGAAGCCATGACCGAGGCCAGCAAGCTGCCCCCGCCGCTGCCCCCACGACTCGACTGGTTCGTGCAGACGCAAGTGGACCAGCTGGCCCAAGGAGGGGTCCCCACGTGGTTCCATGGTGCCATCTCGAGAGA GAACGCCGAGACCTTGCTGGAGTCACAGCCACTGGGGTGCTTTCTCATCAGAGTCAGTCACAGCCACGTGGGCTATACGCTGTCCTACAG GGCCCAGAGCGGCTGCCGCCACTTCATGGTGAAGCTGCTGGACGATGGGAGCTGCACGATCCCCGGACAGGAGCTGGCTCATGCCTCGCTGGACGCCCTGGTCGCCTTCCACCAGCAGCAGCCCTTGCGGCCCCACGGGGAGCTGCTGACACAGCCCTGCGGGCAG AAGGATCCGGCCTGCGTGGATTATGAGGATCTCTTCCTTTACTCCATGGCCTTGGGGGAAGAACCTGCCAGCCCCGCCCATGGCCCCAGGGAATGTCAGAATCCCCGCTCCTGTCCTGTGGCCTCACTTGAGGAG GCCTCCGCAAAGCCGGTCCTGCTCCGTGGGGCCCAGCAAAGGCAGCCAGAGGCAGAGCCGACCCGCGCGCCCCCCGAGGCGGCcgcttcctcccacccccagaggaCCCCTCTGGAGAAGGCCTGCCGGAAGCTCTGGAGGAACCTCAAGACAGTCCCCGAGACGGGCAGGAAGGTCCAGCAGCAGCTGAAAGCCCAGCTGGCGGCCACAAGCCTGTCGTCGGTCTGGGACACCGGGCGACCCGCAGGGACCCGCAGCTCAGGGGcccgggcgggcggcgcggccgGGGAGGAGGACGACGGCCCGGACCCATCTGTGTCCACGTGGCTCACAAGCCCCGCACAACCCCAGGCTCCCAGAGACAGAGACGGCTCGTCCGGGAGGTCGGCCAGCTGGAGCAAAGCGACCtcaggggccaggggctggcacCAAGTGGTCATGAGGGCCCTGTCCCAACCAGAGCCCAGGGGCTCGGCAGAGCCCCAGAAGGACTGGCTCCCGGAGGAGTACCGCCCCCCACCGCCCTTCGCCCCTGGGTACTGCTAG
- the HSH2D gene encoding hematopoietic SH2 domain-containing protein isoform X2: MTEASKLPPPLPPRLDWFVQTQVDQLAQGGVPTWFHGAISRENAETLLESQPLGCFLIRVSHSHVGYTLSYRAQSGCRHFMVKLLDDGSCTIPGQELAHASLDALVAFHQQQPLRPHGELLTQPCGQKDPACVDYEDLFLYSMALGEEPASPAHGPRECQNPRSCPVASLEEASAKPVLLRGAQQRQPEAEPTRAPPEAAASSHPQRTPLEKACRKLWRNLKTVPETGRKVQQQLKAQLAATSLSSVWDTGRPAGTRSSGARAGGAAGEEDDGPDPSVSTWLTSPAQPQAPRDRDGSSGRSASWSKATSGARGWHQVVMRALSQPEPRGSAEPQKDWLPEEYRPPPPFAPGYC; this comes from the exons ATGACCGAGGCCAGCAAGCTGCCCCCGCCGCTGCCCCCACGACTCGACTGGTTCGTGCAGACGCAAGTGGACCAGCTGGCCCAAGGAGGGGTCCCCACGTGGTTCCATGGTGCCATCTCGAGAGA GAACGCCGAGACCTTGCTGGAGTCACAGCCACTGGGGTGCTTTCTCATCAGAGTCAGTCACAGCCACGTGGGCTATACGCTGTCCTACAG GGCCCAGAGCGGCTGCCGCCACTTCATGGTGAAGCTGCTGGACGATGGGAGCTGCACGATCCCCGGACAGGAGCTGGCTCATGCCTCGCTGGACGCCCTGGTCGCCTTCCACCAGCAGCAGCCCTTGCGGCCCCACGGGGAGCTGCTGACACAGCCCTGCGGGCAG AAGGATCCGGCCTGCGTGGATTATGAGGATCTCTTCCTTTACTCCATGGCCTTGGGGGAAGAACCTGCCAGCCCCGCCCATGGCCCCAGGGAATGTCAGAATCCCCGCTCCTGTCCTGTGGCCTCACTTGAGGAG GCCTCCGCAAAGCCGGTCCTGCTCCGTGGGGCCCAGCAAAGGCAGCCAGAGGCAGAGCCGACCCGCGCGCCCCCCGAGGCGGCcgcttcctcccacccccagaggaCCCCTCTGGAGAAGGCCTGCCGGAAGCTCTGGAGGAACCTCAAGACAGTCCCCGAGACGGGCAGGAAGGTCCAGCAGCAGCTGAAAGCCCAGCTGGCGGCCACAAGCCTGTCGTCGGTCTGGGACACCGGGCGACCCGCAGGGACCCGCAGCTCAGGGGcccgggcgggcggcgcggccgGGGAGGAGGACGACGGCCCGGACCCATCTGTGTCCACGTGGCTCACAAGCCCCGCACAACCCCAGGCTCCCAGAGACAGAGACGGCTCGTCCGGGAGGTCGGCCAGCTGGAGCAAAGCGACCtcaggggccaggggctggcacCAAGTGGTCATGAGGGCCCTGTCCCAACCAGAGCCCAGGGGCTCGGCAGAGCCCCAGAAGGACTGGCTCCCGGAGGAGTACCGCCCCCCACCGCCCTTCGCCCCTGGGTACTGCTAG